Proteins from a genomic interval of Actinoalloteichus hymeniacidonis:
- a CDS encoding S8 family serine peptidase, with the protein MSRTIGTMRSRRRTPDRTRLPGAPGLVFTLVAALTAATAAPSIAQQTTETGDETASIDAEVLEVFEEKGSADVWIVLEDRADLSAAAEVSDWADRGEAVVDTLQEHAEQSQAEAVALLTESAAEFTPYWISNRILVRSASESLANSITQVPGVERVALPSVLEIPEPLEKTEADAVVDAIEWGIGSINADDVWADHGVTGEGIVVGSIDTGAEFDHPALIDAYRGNLGNGGFDHDHNWFDPSNACGSPSVAPCDNNGHGSHVTGTMTGDDGAGNQIGVAPGAQWISAKGCESTGCSDSSLLASGQWILAPTDTDGQNPRADLRPHVVNNSWGSSNGSIIDPWYDEIVGAWTASGIFGLFSNGNSGPGCNTTGSPADSALSYGVGAYDVNNDIAYFSSRGPGADGDIRPSISAPGVNVRSSVPGGGYSSYNGTSMAAPHVAGAVALLWSAAPSLVGDIDGTRALLDTTAIDVDDTTCGGTAEDNNVWGEGRLDIAAAVDAAPRGDTGILAGTVTDTATGEPVSGAQIAVSGPQERAATADEDGTFSLTLAVGDYAVTGSAFGYGSADGSAAVLAGETATVDLALTAVPTRTVFGQVADSAGTGLSGIDVAFDGGVLAPVTTDANGGFTFDAVPEGTYELSAGGSGCVGDQSRELVVAGGNTVANFSLPDITDTHGNFCRTEGDAFVAGDTPVSLTGDDAQTTVALPFPVGFYGQQYDQAYVSTNGFLSFTAPATSYLNGALPSSAAPNGAVYPFWDDLTVDSSSGVFTGLSGDEGEREFVIEWRNVRILASQARITFSVAFQEAGGLTFNYAELPSGVPAALGSSATVGIENASGTDALQYSFNSAVLAEGTSIRFDEPDAGFLTGTVVDANDGLPVGGASVAVSQRGSVLNTVTTADDGTFVAQQLLGYYTVSVGKEDYSEFTTTAYLGENRETVTVDAELTTARGEASPGDVSWIVPQDATRSTSVTLSNTGDHDLSWAISERGGDRVNQTPAQAELLAEVRSEADRSAVDTRANYTEEEIADLAGAAPLAEGEVLASWDVDEVDTAWGVGVNESVWISDPVSITNTEFATDGSATGRTFDADWAGTWNADLAYDSRNGLLCQVNVGGDNGIHCWDEADGSVGYSITGSPWSDTSQRGLAYRADDDSFYIGGWNEGVIYHVAGSSHSEPGSLLASCTAPETGVAGLAYHPVAGTLWVTTNSPTDTIYQIDPATCAVISTVAFPETVQFAGAGAELDADGALWVTSQVSNTAYLIDSGVPVSTDVPWLKQKVTTGSLEPGDSIDVEVEIDTSGLESGVYQATLLFDTNAGRQPVVQVPVEVVVSGYWQGVSAGGVEEHVAADEIAFAPDQAYTEGSWGWIGEDSVTDAVGDNVEIVNTREDALYRSQRSDLEAYRFDDLPAGTYEVTLGFAELKRSPKVDWRKFDVTLNDQVALLGYDIAQTVGGRAADQRVYTVTIDEGESLDIEFLNRRSYQPAAINNVEVVHRPDW; encoded by the coding sequence GTGTCTAGAACCATCGGCACAATGCGGTCGAGAAGACGCACCCCGGACCGAACCCGCTTACCCGGCGCACCCGGTTTGGTTTTCACCTTGGTGGCCGCATTGACGGCGGCCACCGCAGCACCGTCGATAGCTCAGCAGACCACGGAGACCGGCGACGAGACGGCATCGATCGACGCCGAGGTCCTCGAGGTCTTCGAGGAGAAGGGCAGCGCCGACGTCTGGATCGTCCTCGAGGACCGCGCTGATCTCTCGGCGGCCGCCGAGGTATCGGATTGGGCGGACCGTGGCGAGGCCGTCGTCGACACGTTGCAGGAGCACGCCGAGCAGAGCCAAGCCGAGGCAGTGGCGCTACTGACGGAATCGGCAGCGGAGTTCACGCCCTACTGGATCTCCAACCGCATCCTCGTTCGGTCGGCCTCGGAGTCGTTGGCGAACTCGATCACGCAGGTTCCCGGTGTCGAGCGGGTCGCCCTGCCGTCCGTCCTGGAGATACCGGAACCGCTGGAGAAGACCGAGGCCGATGCGGTCGTCGATGCGATCGAGTGGGGCATCGGTTCCATCAACGCCGATGACGTCTGGGCCGATCACGGCGTCACCGGTGAGGGCATCGTGGTGGGCAGCATCGATACCGGTGCCGAGTTCGACCACCCCGCGTTGATCGATGCCTACCGGGGCAATCTCGGTAACGGCGGCTTCGACCACGACCACAACTGGTTCGACCCGTCCAACGCCTGCGGTTCGCCGTCGGTCGCACCCTGCGACAACAACGGGCACGGCAGCCACGTCACCGGGACCATGACCGGCGATGACGGAGCGGGAAACCAGATCGGCGTCGCTCCAGGCGCCCAGTGGATCTCTGCGAAGGGCTGCGAGAGCACCGGTTGCTCCGACTCCTCGTTGCTCGCCTCCGGTCAGTGGATCCTGGCTCCGACCGACACCGATGGACAGAACCCCCGAGCCGACCTCCGACCCCACGTGGTCAACAACTCGTGGGGATCCTCGAACGGGTCGATCATCGACCCGTGGTACGACGAGATCGTCGGTGCCTGGACCGCCTCGGGCATCTTCGGTCTGTTCTCCAACGGCAACTCCGGGCCAGGCTGTAACACCACCGGTTCACCCGCCGACTCGGCGCTGTCCTACGGCGTCGGCGCCTACGACGTCAACAACGACATCGCCTACTTCTCCAGCCGGGGACCGGGAGCCGATGGCGACATCCGCCCGAGTATCTCCGCGCCGGGCGTCAACGTCCGCTCGTCGGTGCCCGGCGGTGGCTACAGCTCCTACAACGGCACCTCGATGGCCGCCCCGCACGTGGCAGGTGCGGTCGCGCTGTTGTGGTCGGCGGCGCCGAGCCTGGTGGGAGACATCGACGGAACCAGGGCTCTACTGGACACCACGGCGATCGACGTCGACGACACCACCTGCGGCGGCACCGCCGAGGACAACAACGTGTGGGGCGAGGGCAGACTCGATATCGCGGCCGCCGTCGACGCCGCGCCTCGGGGCGACACCGGAATCCTGGCTGGCACCGTGACCGATACCGCCACCGGCGAACCGGTCTCGGGTGCTCAGATCGCCGTGTCCGGCCCGCAGGAGCGCGCGGCGACCGCAGACGAGGACGGCACCTTCTCGTTGACCCTGGCGGTCGGGGATTACGCCGTCACCGGATCGGCATTCGGCTATGGCTCGGCCGACGGATCGGCGGCCGTGCTGGCCGGCGAGACCGCCACCGTCGACCTCGCGTTGACCGCCGTTCCGACCCGCACGGTGTTCGGTCAGGTCGCCGACTCGGCGGGGACCGGACTCTCCGGTATCGACGTCGCCTTCGACGGCGGCGTGCTCGCCCCGGTGACCACCGACGCCAACGGCGGGTTCACGTTCGACGCCGTACCGGAGGGAACCTACGAGCTCTCCGCAGGCGGTTCGGGTTGTGTCGGCGATCAGAGCAGGGAGCTCGTGGTGGCCGGTGGCAACACCGTCGCCAATTTCTCTCTTCCCGACATCACCGACACCCACGGCAATTTCTGCCGCACCGAGGGCGATGCCTTCGTGGCAGGCGACACCCCCGTGTCGCTGACCGGTGACGACGCCCAGACCACCGTGGCACTGCCGTTCCCGGTCGGGTTCTACGGTCAGCAGTACGACCAGGCCTACGTGTCCACCAACGGTTTCCTCAGTTTCACCGCACCGGCCACCTCGTATCTCAACGGCGCACTGCCCAGCTCGGCGGCGCCGAACGGGGCCGTGTATCCGTTCTGGGACGATCTGACGGTCGATTCGTCGAGCGGCGTCTTCACCGGGCTGTCCGGTGACGAGGGCGAGCGCGAGTTCGTCATCGAATGGCGGAACGTCCGCATCCTGGCCTCGCAGGCTCGGATCACCTTCTCGGTGGCGTTCCAGGAAGCAGGCGGGCTGACCTTCAATTACGCCGAGCTGCCCTCGGGCGTGCCCGCTGCACTGGGGTCCTCGGCCACCGTCGGAATCGAGAACGCCTCGGGGACCGACGCATTGCAGTACTCCTTCAACTCCGCTGTGCTCGCCGAGGGGACCTCGATCCGCTTCGACGAGCCCGACGCGGGCTTCCTGACCGGCACCGTGGTCGACGCCAACGATGGCCTGCCCGTCGGCGGCGCCTCCGTGGCGGTGTCGCAACGTGGCTCGGTGCTCAACACGGTGACCACCGCCGACGACGGCACCTTCGTAGCCCAGCAGCTGCTCGGCTACTACACGGTGTCGGTGGGGAAGGAGGACTACTCGGAGTTCACCACCACCGCATACCTGGGGGAGAACCGGGAGACGGTCACCGTCGATGCCGAGCTCACCACGGCTCGGGGCGAGGCCAGCCCCGGTGATGTCTCCTGGATCGTTCCCCAGGACGCGACCCGCAGTACCTCGGTGACACTGAGCAACACCGGGGATCACGACTTGAGCTGGGCGATCTCCGAACGCGGCGGCGATCGCGTCAATCAGACCCCCGCGCAGGCCGAACTGCTGGCCGAGGTGCGTTCGGAGGCCGACCGCTCCGCAGTGGACACCAGAGCGAACTACACCGAGGAGGAGATCGCGGACCTCGCAGGCGCCGCACCGTTGGCCGAGGGCGAGGTGTTGGCCTCCTGGGACGTCGACGAGGTCGACACCGCCTGGGGCGTCGGAGTGAACGAGAGCGTGTGGATCTCGGACCCGGTGTCGATCACCAACACCGAGTTCGCCACCGATGGCTCGGCGACCGGCCGGACCTTCGATGCGGACTGGGCGGGTACCTGGAACGCCGATCTCGCCTATGACTCGCGCAACGGATTGCTCTGCCAGGTCAATGTGGGGGGCGACAACGGAATCCATTGTTGGGACGAGGCCGACGGCTCGGTGGGCTATAGCATCACGGGTTCGCCGTGGAGCGACACCTCGCAACGCGGACTCGCCTACCGGGCCGACGACGACTCCTTCTACATCGGCGGCTGGAACGAGGGCGTCATCTACCACGTCGCGGGTTCCTCGCACTCCGAGCCGGGCTCGCTCCTGGCGAGCTGCACCGCGCCGGAGACGGGCGTGGCCGGTCTCGCCTATCACCCGGTGGCCGGGACACTGTGGGTCACCACCAACAGCCCGACCGACACGATCTATCAGATCGACCCCGCGACCTGCGCGGTCATCTCCACGGTGGCCTTCCCGGAGACCGTCCAGTTCGCGGGAGCAGGCGCGGAGTTGGACGCCGACGGCGCATTGTGGGTGACCTCCCAGGTGTCCAACACGGCGTACCTCATCGACAGCGGGGTGCCCGTGTCGACGGATGTCCCGTGGCTGAAGCAGAAGGTCACCACCGGCTCGCTGGAGCCGGGAGACTCGATCGACGTCGAGGTCGAGATCGACACCTCGGGCCTGGAATCCGGCGTGTATCAGGCGACACTGCTGTTCGACACCAACGCGGGCAGGCAGCCCGTCGTGCAGGTTCCGGTCGAGGTGGTGGTCTCCGGCTATTGGCAGGGTGTCTCCGCAGGTGGCGTGGAGGAGCACGTGGCGGCCGACGAGATCGCGTTCGCGCCGGACCAGGCGTACACCGAGGGTTCGTGGGGTTGGATCGGCGAGGATTCCGTCACCGATGCGGTCGGCGACAACGTGGAGATCGTCAACACCAGGGAGGACGCTCTCTACCGAAGTCAGCGCAGCGATCTGGAGGCGTATCGGTTCGATGATCTGCCTGCGGGAACCTATGAGGTGACCCTCGGCTTCGCCGAGCTCAAGAGGTCCCCGAAGGTCGACTGGCGGAAGTTCGACGTCACGCTCAACGACCAGGTGGCGCTGCTCGGTTACGACATCGCCCAGACGGTGGGTGGGCGAGCGGCCGATCAGCGGGTGTACACCGTGACGATCGATGAGGGCGAGTCCTTGGACATCGAGTTCCTCAACCGGCGTAGCTACCAGCCCGCCGCGATCAACAACGTCGAGGTGGTGCACCGGCCGGACTGGTGA